The following proteins are co-located in the Gloeocapsa sp. PCC 7428 genome:
- a CDS encoding ABC transporter ATP-binding protein — protein MQKPYTNRILYKRVFQEAWSFRWHLVVLLLLSLLSTPFTLLTPLPLTIIVDTVLGARPLPGFLQAILPASLQRSNEAILFFAIFLSIAVVVLGKLRGLVTSVLQTYVGEKLVLNFRGRLFNHAQRLSLAYHDAKGTYETNYRVQHDAPALQWIAIDGVIPFITSAVTLIGMVYVTALIHLQLALIAIAISPLLYWLSRLYGQRLRKQWRGAKKLESAAFSVVQEVLTAVRVVKAFGQEEREQARFIRQARESLRAKIRLTFVEGGLGVFVALTTAVGTAAVLYFGVRLVQNGELSLGNLLLVLGYLSQLYKPLESMSKRVASLQGSLAGAERAFALLDEPPDVIEKQHGTPLHRAGGAVTFDNVSFGYDATSQILHNISFQLSPGTRLGIAGTTGAGKTTLVSLLTRFYDPTDGRILLDGVDLREYKLRDLRSQFAIVLQEPMLFSTSIAENISYARSDASYNDIIAAAQAANAHDFIMKMPQGYDTKVGERGMRLSGGERQRISLARAFLKDAPILILDEPTSSVDVKTEAAIMEAMERLMHGRTTLMIAHRLSTLEHCDARLVLEHGRVVKMTTAEEAGEQRCRESRGASAVRSFLPPL, from the coding sequence GTGCAAAAGCCATATACCAACCGAATACTTTACAAAAGAGTATTTCAAGAGGCGTGGTCTTTTCGCTGGCACTTAGTAGTTTTGTTGCTTTTGAGCCTACTGTCAACACCGTTTACGCTTCTTACTCCGCTACCGCTCACAATTATTGTGGATACGGTACTCGGCGCGCGACCGTTACCAGGCTTCTTGCAAGCAATCCTTCCAGCAAGTTTACAGCGCTCAAATGAGGCAATTCTCTTTTTTGCGATCTTCTTATCGATCGCGGTCGTTGTCCTCGGTAAGCTGCGCGGACTTGTGACCTCAGTGCTGCAAACTTATGTTGGCGAAAAGTTAGTGTTAAATTTTCGCGGGCGGTTGTTTAACCACGCACAGCGGCTTTCACTCGCGTATCACGACGCGAAGGGAACTTATGAAACGAACTATCGCGTACAACACGACGCACCTGCTTTGCAGTGGATTGCCATTGATGGTGTGATTCCTTTTATCACCTCAGCCGTCACTTTAATTGGGATGGTGTACGTCACAGCGTTGATTCATCTTCAACTAGCGCTGATTGCGATCGCAATTTCACCACTTCTCTACTGGCTATCGCGGTTATATGGACAGCGGTTACGCAAACAATGGCGTGGTGCAAAAAAGCTTGAAAGCGCGGCATTCTCTGTCGTCCAAGAGGTTCTGACGGCGGTACGCGTTGTCAAAGCGTTTGGTCAAGAAGAACGCGAACAAGCACGTTTCATCCGCCAGGCGCGGGAAAGCTTGCGGGCAAAGATTCGTTTGACGTTTGTTGAAGGTGGTTTAGGCGTATTCGTAGCGCTGACGACGGCGGTTGGTACGGCTGCGGTGCTGTATTTTGGTGTCCGACTCGTACAAAATGGCGAACTATCGTTAGGAAACTTGTTGTTAGTGTTGGGGTATCTATCGCAGTTGTATAAGCCGTTAGAGTCGATGAGTAAGCGCGTTGCGAGTTTACAAGGTTCGCTCGCGGGTGCTGAACGTGCTTTTGCGCTGCTAGACGAACCACCTGATGTGATTGAAAAACAGCATGGCACACCCTTACACCGTGCAGGAGGTGCGGTGACTTTTGACAACGTCTCGTTCGGTTATGATGCCACAAGTCAGATTTTGCACAACATTTCGTTTCAACTAAGCCCTGGGACTCGATTGGGTATTGCGGGGACAACCGGCGCGGGTAAAACAACGCTCGTTAGCTTGTTGACGCGGTTCTATGACCCAACCGATGGTCGAATTTTACTTGATGGTGTTGATCTGCGCGAGTACAAGTTACGCGATTTGCGTTCTCAGTTTGCGATCGTGCTGCAAGAACCAATGCTGTTTTCCACCAGTATTGCAGAAAACATTAGCTACGCGCGTTCTGATGCGAGTTACAACGATATTATCGCCGCAGCCCAAGCCGCAAATGCGCACGATTTTATTATGAAGATGCCGCAGGGTTATGACACAAAAGTTGGCGAACGGGGAATGCGACTTTCTGGCGGCGAACGTCAGCGAATTTCCCTCGCACGGGCATTTTTGAAAGATGCACCGATTTTAATTTTGGACGAACCGACAAGTTCGGTTGATGTCAAGACCGAAGCCGCAATTATGGAAGCGATGGAGCGATTAATGCACGGGCGTACGACTCTCATGATTGCGCATCGACTGAGTACGCTGGAGCATTGCGATGCACGACTCGTACTTGAGCATGGCA
- a CDS encoding efflux RND transporter periplasmic adaptor subunit yields MKKFKSKGQWLAGLVALAGIGVSGLIYVLVINRSAEPVPVSLVTVERGTVETTLNESGIVELGNQQTIKSPTEGAVEQVLVQPGERVSAGQVLITLRYPERQTALGSQQAKIEQQQRILARNQQKIGEAQEQLRADEQNLQTLAAGAREGAVARRQVQELADKVRQTQATLRDAQTDTRTAALELQALQLERQRIQQELRDTVITAPVNGVVLGIDVKNNDGVELRTDLITIGDPRQELVKLQLSSLNAAQVKVNQLARVSVIGADTKTFTGKVQSLYPQAVIPTEEEGSQNRRSSQSSDEPTVPATVRLDTPTGSLIPGSRVNVEIVLEQRQNVVALDTEVIQRNPEPFVWIRDSQSRAQKRNINLGLEGVLTVEVTSGLRAGEQVIIPPDEPLQPGMPVVPE; encoded by the coding sequence ATGAAGAAGTTTAAGAGTAAAGGTCAATGGCTAGCAGGGCTAGTTGCATTGGCGGGGATTGGTGTTAGTGGTTTAATCTATGTTTTAGTTATCAATCGCTCGGCTGAGCCAGTGCCAGTCAGCTTAGTTACTGTTGAGCGCGGTACTGTAGAAACGACCCTCAATGAAAGTGGTATCGTCGAACTGGGAAATCAACAAACAATCAAGTCGCCAACCGAAGGAGCCGTAGAGCAAGTCTTGGTACAACCTGGCGAACGAGTCAGCGCAGGACAAGTCCTGATTACCCTACGCTACCCAGAGCGACAAACAGCCCTTGGTAGCCAGCAAGCCAAGATTGAGCAGCAACAACGCATCCTCGCACGCAATCAGCAGAAAATCGGTGAAGCGCAAGAACAACTCCGCGCCGACGAACAAAACCTGCAAACGCTGGCGGCGGGAGCACGGGAAGGTGCGGTGGCTCGACGACAAGTCCAAGAACTTGCAGACAAGGTGCGCCAGACGCAGGCAACTTTGCGCGATGCTCAGACGGATACTCGTACAGCAGCACTTGAACTTCAGGCGTTACAACTAGAGCGGCAAAGAATTCAACAAGAACTGCGAGACACAGTGATTACTGCACCCGTTAATGGAGTCGTTCTTGGAATTGACGTCAAAAATAATGATGGCGTCGAATTACGCACCGACTTAATTACGATCGGCGATCCTCGGCAAGAACTCGTAAAGCTCCAGCTTTCCTCGCTCAATGCTGCCCAAGTTAAGGTCAATCAATTAGCACGCGTTAGTGTAATTGGTGCAGATACAAAAACTTTTACTGGAAAAGTTCAAAGCTTGTATCCTCAAGCTGTAATTCCGACAGAAGAGGAGGGGTCACAAAATCGCAGATCGAGTCAATCATCAGATGAACCAACAGTACCCGCGACAGTCAGGCTTGATACTCCAACAGGTTCGCTGATTCCTGGTAGTCGCGTGAATGTCGAAATTGTTTTAGAGCAACGCCAAAATGTTGTTGCATTAGATACTGAAGTCATTCAGCGTAACCCTGAGCCTTTCGTATGGATTCGCGACAGTCAAAGTCGTGCGCAAAAACGCAACATTAACTTGGGGTTAGAAGGTGTGTTGACAGTTGAAGTGACTTCTGGATTACGCGCAGGCGAACAAGTTATCATCCCGCCTGATGAGCCACTACAACCAGGAATGCCCGTCGTACCTGAATAA
- a CDS encoding response regulator transcription factor codes for MCGQDTSNQPIRVLVVDDEQLIIDFVELGLRYEGFEVQSVRTGYAALEALNTWKPQLVILDNNLPDIDGFEVCRRIRRSSDVLIIMLTVRDDLADKVRGFELGADDYLTKPFHFPELLARIRAALRRHIPPSSEVLTVGAITLNTNTRETWRNGVLVELKRKEFDLLHLLMQHPNQVLERQTILDRVWGYDYYGDANIIEVYISYLRSKLDTEPPFMIRTVRGIGYMLRVPALE; via the coding sequence ATGTGTGGTCAGGATACGAGCAATCAGCCGATCCGAGTGCTAGTGGTGGATGATGAGCAATTAATCATTGATTTTGTTGAGCTTGGCTTGCGGTACGAAGGTTTTGAGGTGCAATCGGTACGAACAGGATACGCTGCGCTTGAAGCATTGAACACATGGAAACCGCAGCTTGTCATCCTTGATAACAATTTGCCTGATATTGATGGATTCGAGGTTTGTCGCCGAATTCGCCGTAGCAGCGATGTTCTTATCATCATGCTGACGGTACGCGACGATCTTGCAGATAAGGTACGTGGTTTTGAGCTTGGTGCCGACGATTACCTGACTAAACCGTTTCATTTTCCTGAGTTGCTTGCTCGTATCCGCGCTGCGCTACGTCGCCATATACCACCGTCAAGTGAGGTGCTAACAGTCGGAGCAATTACATTAAATACGAATACCCGCGAAACTTGGCGCAATGGTGTGTTAGTTGAGCTTAAACGCAAAGAGTTTGACTTGTTGCACCTACTAATGCAACATCCAAACCAAGTTTTAGAGCGCCAAACAATTCTCGATCGCGTTTGGGGTTATGACTACTATGGTGATGCCAACATCATCGAGGTCTATATTAGTTATTTGCGAAGCAAATTAGATACCGAGCCACCGTTTATGATTCGGACAGTGCGCGGGATTGGATATATGTTGCGCGTTCCAGCGTTGGAATAG
- a CDS encoding ABC transporter permease: MSIAPIDLLNITYRSLRSNPLRSALTALGVFMGVAAVSATLNVRSISRAVIAQQLAERGAPRVSIYPRWEPNSPNVDLQSEDMKFLRQRLTGVQAMSAFNWAGPTSTIFQDNEVTPPMSLVSQDFLITSGRSLVKGRFFTETDFANYRAVAVVDQFLEKQLFQGEDPIGQRIYAGNRPYIIVGVVETKLDEEGPPEGLLLIPMSVHNAIRGSRNIGSIQMRPYNLSDVEALGEQAEELLQRRFPGQNFLVWNNVEDIVQQQEIFELASRGLTVVGAIALLVGGVGIANITIAAVTERTSEIGLRRALGATKREIMLQFLLEAALLSLFGGTVALGTVHTLTVAIADAFDFPYEFEVNTAALSLGSALLVGVGAGFPPALRASQLDPVKALRSE, encoded by the coding sequence ATGAGTATTGCCCCAATTGACTTGCTAAATATCACTTATCGATCGCTACGTAGTAACCCTTTGCGCTCGGCGTTGACGGCTTTAGGAGTATTTATGGGTGTGGCAGCGGTCAGTGCTACATTGAATGTTCGCAGCATTAGTCGGGCTGTGATTGCACAGCAACTCGCCGAACGTGGTGCGCCACGGGTGTCGATATATCCTCGCTGGGAGCCAAATAGCCCAAACGTCGATCTGCAATCGGAAGATATGAAATTTCTGCGCCAGCGGCTCACAGGTGTACAGGCGATGAGTGCGTTTAATTGGGCGGGACCAACTTCTACGATTTTTCAAGATAACGAGGTGACTCCGCCGATGTCACTAGTATCGCAAGATTTTTTGATAACTTCGGGGCGATCGCTTGTCAAAGGCAGGTTCTTTACCGAGACGGATTTTGCTAATTATCGCGCGGTAGCAGTCGTTGATCAATTTCTCGAAAAGCAACTGTTTCAAGGAGAAGATCCAATTGGTCAGCGCATTTATGCTGGCAACCGACCTTATATTATCGTGGGAGTTGTCGAAACAAAGCTGGATGAAGAAGGACCACCCGAAGGTTTATTACTCATACCAATGTCGGTTCACAACGCCATACGCGGAAGCCGCAACATTGGTAGTATCCAAATGCGTCCGTATAATCTTAGCGATGTCGAAGCTTTGGGCGAACAAGCAGAAGAACTTTTACAACGGCGATTTCCTGGACAGAATTTTTTGGTATGGAATAACGTTGAAGATATCGTTCAGCAACAAGAAATTTTTGAACTTGCTTCGCGTGGGTTAACCGTAGTCGGCGCGATCGCTTTACTTGTTGGTGGTGTTGGTATTGCAAATATTACAATTGCGGCAGTTACAGAACGTACTTCTGAAATTGGCTTGCGTAGGGCTTTAGGAGCGACTAAACGGGAAATTATGCTGCAATTTCTCTTAGAAGCGGCACTATTGAGTTTATTTGGCGGAACGGTTGCTTTGGGTACGGTTCATACATTGACAGTGGCGATCGCAGATGCGTTTGATTTCCCTTACGAGTTTGAGGTGAATACCGCCGCGCTTTCGCTCGGTTCAGCACTTTTGGTTGGTGTCGGGGCGGGTTTTCCACCGGCATTGCGTGCAAGTCAACTCGATCCAGTGAAAGCTTTGCGATCAGAGTAA
- a CDS encoding four helix bundle protein, with the protein MKKELIKSHKDLRVYQMAFDAAIKIFELSKKFPVEERYSLTDQIRRSSRSVCANLAAAWRKCRYEAAFVAKLNDCEAEAAETQIWIEFAVKCNYLDVASARELYGTYNQILSGLVSMIANPSPWLVKR; encoded by the coding sequence ATGAAGAAAGAGCTAATTAAGAGTCATAAAGATTTGAGGGTTTATCAAATGGCATTTGATGCTGCAATCAAGATTTTTGAACTCTCTAAAAAGTTTCCTGTTGAGGAGCGTTATTCGTTAACCGATCAAATTCGTCGCTCCTCGCGGTCTGTTTGTGCAAATCTCGCAGCGGCGTGGAGAAAGTGCCGATATGAAGCAGCGTTTGTCGCTAAACTCAATGACTGTGAAGCTGAAGCTGCTGAAACCCAAATTTGGATTGAATTTGCTGTCAAATGCAACTACCTGGATGTTGCATCAGCAAGAGAACTATATGGAACCTATAACCAAATCTTAAGTGGTTTGGTAAGTATGATTGCTAACCCTTCACCTTGGTTAGTGAAACGTTGA
- a CDS encoding AraC family transcriptional regulator: MGLQVMPSENPLVLDQEDKVLQIFPRPPILTSFQAGWDGVVMGYMCQPPYEVPEMFSPRWHSIAIFTHGNYAIHANRKLDGRFHRDAVVGGDIVIVPANVSTQVSWEAEGDFILIALEKSTFASAVDENSEEVVIIPQFATPDPLVFQIGLALQKILASDQKNRLYAETMANTLSVHLLQYYSARKPTLREYAGGLSKRKLQQVVDYINDDLDRDLGLAELAAVVQMSPHYFCHLFKKSTGLTPHQYVIRCRVERAKALILEGKLAIADIAYKVGFANQSHLNRHFKRLLGVTPKQLLQK; the protein is encoded by the coding sequence ATGGGGCTTCAAGTTATGCCCAGCGAGAACCCGTTAGTTCTTGACCAAGAAGATAAAGTTTTACAGATTTTCCCACGTCCACCAATTCTCACAAGTTTTCAGGCAGGTTGGGATGGTGTTGTAATGGGCTATATGTGTCAGCCACCGTATGAAGTTCCTGAGATGTTTAGTCCGCGTTGGCATTCGATCGCGATCTTCACCCATGGCAATTATGCGATTCATGCAAATCGTAAATTGGATGGACGCTTTCATCGAGACGCGGTAGTTGGCGGAGATATCGTTATTGTGCCTGCCAATGTTTCAACGCAGGTGAGTTGGGAGGCTGAAGGTGACTTTATTTTGATAGCACTTGAGAAAAGTACATTTGCCAGCGCGGTTGATGAAAATTCTGAAGAGGTTGTAATTATACCACAATTTGCCACACCAGACCCACTTGTTTTTCAAATTGGGTTAGCACTTCAAAAAATACTTGCTAGCGATCAAAAAAATCGTCTCTATGCGGAGACAATGGCAAACACCTTAAGTGTTCATCTATTGCAGTACTACTCAGCACGAAAACCAACTTTACGTGAATATGCAGGTGGTCTATCAAAGCGTAAATTGCAGCAAGTAGTTGATTACATTAATGACGATTTAGACCGAGATTTGGGCTTAGCCGAACTTGCAGCCGTAGTGCAGATGAGTCCGCATTATTTTTGTCACTTATTCAAAAAATCAACAGGGTTAACTCCGCATCAGTACGTGATTCGTTGTCGAGTAGAACGTGCAAAAGCGTTAATTCTTGAAGGTAAACTAGCGATCGCCGATATTGCGTACAAAGTTGGTTTTGCGAACCAAAGTCATCTCAATCGTCACTTCAAACGTCTATTAGGTGTAACTCCCAAACAACTTCTACAAAAATAG
- a CDS encoding glycosyltransferase yields MTAQQVTLRRSLPIPFSITQPLRPQVRGKFLFIGEEKLYICGVTYGTFRPDKNGNDYPHPLKVESDFATMAAKGINAVRTYTVPPRWLLDVAAKYGLRVMVGLPWEQHIAFLEDKNRIKAIKERIRVGAQACAGHPALLCYAIGNEIPASIVRWYGHRRIERFLQQLYWVAKSEDPDSLVTYVNYPTTEYLHLPFVDFVCFNVYLEQQDRLQAYLARLQNLVGDRPLVMAEIGLDSRRNGLKKQADVLDWQIWTAFAAGCAGAFIFAWTDEWHRGGYDIEDWDFGLTDRQRRAKPALAAVGGAFARVPFSSNLQLPFISVVVCTYNGARTIRDTLEGLAKLEYPHFEAIVVNDGSTDSTPEIASEYNVRLINIPQGGLSNARNVGMRAAQGEIIAYIDDDAYPDPHWLMYLAYTFVHTSYVGVGGPNIAPPGDGAIAECVANAPGGPLHVLLSDQEAEHIPGCNMAFRKTCLQAIDGFDPQFRTAGDDVDICWRLQQQGWSLGFNPAAVVWHHRRNSVRAYWKQQQGYGKAEALLEQKFPEKYNAAGHLSWSGRIYGAGVMHALSAKEQVFYGLWGTAPFQSIYQRTPGTLGAIPLMPEWYLVILALFGLALLGLLWTPLWLALPIALLAVVTTFIQASRSAARAAFLHTPKSQRWQRYCLTTVLYLLQPLARLRGRLRYGLQPWRSRGKTHLVLPRRQQRTIWSTVWQAPEAWLTSIESTIQQIGNRVQRGGNYDRWDLEVPGGLLGVGHLLMAIEEHGGGQQLVRLQIWSRWSKLGWILVVLFVTLTLGAAIDQAWGAVLKLSIIALILIFRSFYECAIAMSLLMQAIEQRSRRVVGL; encoded by the coding sequence TTGACTGCTCAACAAGTAACTTTGCGTAGAAGCTTACCCATTCCTTTTTCCATAACACAGCCACTAAGACCACAAGTTCGGGGTAAGTTTCTGTTTATCGGTGAGGAGAAACTCTACATTTGTGGCGTTACCTATGGAACTTTTCGCCCTGACAAAAACGGCAATGATTATCCTCATCCTCTAAAGGTGGAATCTGACTTTGCCACAATGGCAGCGAAGGGTATCAATGCGGTGCGGACCTATACGGTACCGCCACGTTGGTTATTAGATGTTGCGGCAAAATACGGACTGCGCGTCATGGTAGGGCTTCCTTGGGAACAGCATATTGCATTTTTGGAGGACAAAAATCGCATCAAAGCAATCAAAGAACGCATACGCGTCGGCGCACAGGCTTGTGCAGGTCATCCAGCGTTGTTGTGTTACGCGATCGGCAATGAAATTCCAGCGTCAATTGTGCGGTGGTATGGTCATCGTCGCATCGAGCGTTTCTTACAACAACTGTATTGGGTGGCAAAAAGCGAAGACCCTGATAGTTTAGTAACTTACGTCAATTATCCCACGACCGAGTATCTACATCTGCCATTTGTTGACTTTGTTTGTTTCAATGTGTATTTAGAACAGCAAGACCGTTTACAAGCTTACTTAGCACGTCTACAAAACCTGGTTGGCGATCGCCCCTTAGTGATGGCTGAAATTGGTTTAGATAGTCGGCGCAATGGTTTAAAGAAGCAAGCCGATGTCCTCGATTGGCAAATTTGGACAGCCTTTGCGGCAGGCTGTGCGGGGGCTTTTATTTTTGCGTGGACGGATGAATGGCATCGCGGCGGCTACGACATTGAAGATTGGGATTTTGGGCTAACAGATCGGCAACGACGAGCAAAACCCGCGCTGGCGGCGGTGGGTGGTGCTTTCGCCCGCGTACCATTTTCCTCAAATCTCCAATTGCCATTTATTTCGGTTGTGGTATGTACTTACAACGGTGCGCGAACAATTCGCGATACGCTTGAGGGCTTAGCCAAACTTGAGTATCCGCATTTTGAAGCGATCGTTGTTAATGATGGTTCAACGGATAGCACACCTGAGATTGCGAGTGAATACAATGTCCGGCTAATCAACATTCCGCAAGGAGGTTTGAGCAACGCTCGTAACGTCGGGATGCGTGCTGCACAGGGTGAAATTATAGCATATATTGACGACGATGCTTACCCCGATCCGCATTGGCTAATGTATTTAGCATATACGTTTGTGCATACATCCTACGTTGGTGTTGGTGGTCCTAATATTGCACCACCAGGAGACGGCGCGATCGCCGAATGTGTTGCGAATGCACCAGGAGGACCCTTACACGTTCTCTTGTCGGATCAAGAAGCCGAACATATTCCTGGTTGTAACATGGCATTTCGCAAAACGTGCCTGCAAGCAATTGATGGCTTCGATCCGCAGTTTCGCACTGCGGGGGATGACGTTGATATTTGTTGGCGGCTGCAACAACAAGGCTGGAGTCTTGGCTTTAATCCGGCGGCGGTCGTTTGGCATCATCGCCGCAACTCGGTACGCGCGTATTGGAAGCAACAACAAGGCTACGGCAAGGCTGAAGCACTCCTAGAACAAAAGTTTCCTGAAAAGTATAACGCCGCCGGTCATCTTTCGTGGTCTGGGCGTATTTACGGTGCAGGCGTTATGCACGCGCTGAGTGCCAAAGAGCAAGTGTTTTATGGTTTATGGGGAACTGCTCCATTTCAATCGATTTATCAACGCACACCAGGAACACTCGGCGCTATACCGTTGATGCCAGAATGGTATCTTGTCATTTTGGCACTTTTCGGGTTGGCGCTGCTTGGTCTTTTATGGACTCCGCTATGGTTGGCGTTGCCGATCGCGCTGCTTGCAGTTGTGACTACGTTCATACAAGCAAGTCGCAGTGCGGCGCGTGCTGCGTTTCTGCATACACCAAAATCCCAGCGTTGGCAGCGCTACTGTTTAACAACCGTACTGTATTTACTCCAACCTTTAGCACGGCTACGTGGACGTTTGCGCTATGGATTACAACCTTGGCGATCGCGCGGTAAGACTCATCTTGTTTTACCCCGACGGCAACAACGCACGATTTGGAGTACAGTTTGGCAAGCACCCGAAGCATGGCTAACATCGATCGAATCAACGATTCAACAAATAGGAAATCGCGTACAGCGCGGCGGTAACTACGACCGATGGGATCTCGAAGTTCCTGGAGGTTTACTAGGTGTCGGTCATCTTTTGATGGCAATCGAGGAACATGGCGGCGGTCAGCAGCTTGTCCGGTTACAAATCTGGTCGCGGTGGTCAAAACTCGGCTGGATACTTGTCGTGCTATTTGTCACCCTGACTCTCGGTGCAGCGATTGACCAGGCATGGGGTGCAGTACTTAAACTAAGTATCATTGCCCTAATTCTGATTTTTCGTAGTTTTTACGAGTGTGCGATCGCCATGTCCCTGCTGATGCAAGCGATTGAACAGAGGAGTAGGAGGGTTGTAGGGTTGTAG
- a CDS encoding cell wall metabolism sensor histidine kinase WalK, whose amino-acid sequence MKLRWRLTLSILASITPLLLLLGLHDYINLRAFMLDREAVRIRAQAKPTIDAQLLNQPVDEQKLQALAPQLATDLTSADTGALIVNRNGRVIGRHISTIGEPMPPELPREWYAPALAGKLEQNYILNGSNGKQILIALVPIPPRREPLGVVVLSTSLVERFFEIRQHVLSFVVASLVFLAIAAALIFLMVRANLRTLERMIVVTDRIARGDLSQRVQLPQGHDEVGKLAWSFNKMIDHIQTAFEAQTRSESRLRQFLADVSHELRTPLTVIGGYADLLLMNGVTGTPDSGKPLLRKIRREVDRTNRLVKDLLLLARSDRSATFDLQPIDLSSLCTDVAEQVRLMMGERQLQTQITRKIMVLVDVDRIEQVLLNLLDNAIRHTSKGTQIDFRLEIVRGKARVTVADTGSGISPTILPHIFERFYRDRQQRNEERGSGLGLAIAKAIVEAHGGTINAANQPAGGAVFWIELPLLEPRSRGE is encoded by the coding sequence ATGAAACTCCGCTGGCGATTGACGCTCAGTATTCTAGCTTCTATTACTCCTTTGCTGCTATTACTGGGTTTGCATGACTACATCAATTTGCGCGCTTTTATGTTGGATCGCGAAGCAGTACGCATTCGCGCGCAAGCAAAGCCAACAATCGATGCACAATTACTCAACCAGCCGGTGGATGAACAAAAGCTGCAAGCCCTAGCGCCACAACTTGCAACTGATCTCACTTCAGCAGACACAGGCGCATTGATTGTTAACCGCAATGGTCGGGTAATTGGTCGGCATATCAGTACAATTGGTGAACCAATGCCACCTGAATTACCTAGAGAGTGGTATGCACCGGCATTAGCAGGCAAGTTAGAGCAAAATTACATCCTAAATGGTAGCAATGGTAAGCAAATTTTGATAGCGCTTGTCCCCATTCCACCGCGTCGAGAACCACTTGGTGTTGTCGTATTGAGTACCTCGCTTGTGGAACGCTTCTTTGAAATACGCCAGCACGTGTTGTCATTTGTAGTAGCTAGCCTAGTTTTTTTAGCGATCGCCGCAGCATTAATCTTTCTCATGGTACGTGCTAATCTGCGCACGTTAGAACGCATGATTGTGGTGACGGATCGCATTGCACGCGGCGATCTCTCGCAGCGCGTACAGCTACCGCAGGGACACGATGAAGTTGGTAAGCTAGCTTGGTCTTTCAACAAAATGATTGACCATATTCAAACTGCGTTTGAGGCACAAACGCGATCCGAATCTCGACTGCGCCAATTTCTTGCTGATGTGTCGCACGAACTGCGGACACCACTAACCGTGATCGGTGGTTATGCCGACTTACTACTGATGAATGGAGTCACAGGGACTCCCGATTCAGGTAAGCCTTTGCTACGTAAAATTCGCCGCGAGGTCGATCGCACAAATCGGCTGGTCAAAGATCTATTATTGCTAGCACGCAGCGATCGCTCGGCAACATTTGACTTACAACCCATTGACTTATCAAGCTTGTGTACAGACGTCGCAGAACAAGTCCGCTTGATGATGGGAGAACGTCAGCTACAAACCCAGATTACCCGCAAGATAATGGTACTTGTTGACGTGGATCGCATCGAGCAAGTGCTACTGAACCTCTTGGATAATGCAATTCGCCACACCTCTAAAGGTACACAGATCGATTTCCGGCTAGAAATTGTCCGAGGTAAAGCACGGGTAACAGTTGCCGATACAGGATCTGGTATTTCTCCAACTATCCTCCCTCACATTTTTGAGCGCTTCTATCGCGATCGCCAGCAGCGGAATGAAGAACGGGGTTCAGGATTGGGTTTAGCGATCGCCAAAGCGATTGTAGAAGCTCATGGCGGTACAATTAATGCGGCGAATCAACCTGCGGGTGGGGCGGTGTTTTGGATAGAGTTACCGCTTCTTGAGCCGAGGAGCAGAGGAGAATAA